The following proteins come from a genomic window of Mariniflexile sp. TRM1-10:
- a CDS encoding DUF4861 family protein, whose amino-acid sequence MYNYVKITALLLMIGMFVSCKNQITKQELTIQVENNQNFSRNEVVEIPYEKLSGLLKSTSQENIRVKKQGSQDYLITQLLDSDSDGVTDALLFQAEVAANSSEKYVVLVDSINPVKETKAVTFSRLVPERTDDYTWENDKVAFRTYGPEAQRRIEENEYGGTLSSGIDLWLKRVEYSIIDKWYAKNLETEGYYHIDHGEGYDPYHVGKSRGTGGLGIWENDSLYVSKNFIACRTIATGPLRTVFELDYAPWSDYKVKETKRISLDLGSNFSKFEIKLNAEKEVPNYTIGITLHDGKGEVKLNQQEGWFRHWEPINDAYVGEGIVIEPNKVQKAFNHQSKTPDQSQVLLVTKPQETLTYYAGFGWTKSGQVTTLEDWDKLLERQAKIVGNPLKISVVKDK is encoded by the coding sequence ATGTACAACTATGTAAAAATAACAGCATTGCTATTAATGATTGGGATGTTCGTTTCTTGCAAAAACCAAATCACGAAGCAAGAACTAACTATTCAAGTTGAAAACAATCAGAACTTTTCACGAAATGAAGTCGTGGAGATTCCCTATGAAAAGCTATCAGGATTATTAAAAAGTACAAGTCAAGAAAATATCAGGGTAAAAAAACAAGGTTCACAAGACTATTTAATTACCCAATTGCTGGATAGCGATAGTGATGGAGTTACCGATGCCCTTCTTTTTCAAGCAGAAGTAGCTGCTAATTCTTCAGAAAAATATGTAGTGTTAGTTGATAGTATAAATCCTGTTAAAGAAACAAAAGCAGTTACTTTTTCTAGACTAGTTCCTGAAAGAACGGATGATTACACATGGGAAAATGATAAAGTTGCTTTTAGAACCTACGGACCGGAAGCGCAACGTCGAATAGAAGAAAATGAATATGGAGGTACATTATCCAGTGGAATAGATCTTTGGTTAAAGCGTGTAGAATATTCTATTATAGATAAATGGTATGCAAAAAATCTAGAAACCGAAGGGTATTATCATATTGATCATGGAGAAGGTTACGACCCTTATCACGTTGGGAAAAGTAGAGGTACTGGAGGTCTTGGTATTTGGGAAAACGACAGTTTATACGTTTCAAAAAACTTTATCGCTTGTAGAACCATAGCCACAGGGCCCTTACGAACTGTTTTTGAGTTGGACTATGCGCCTTGGAGTGATTATAAAGTGAAAGAAACCAAAAGAATTTCTTTAGACTTAGGTAGTAATTTTTCAAAATTTGAAATAAAATTAAATGCAGAAAAAGAAGTTCCAAATTATACCATTGGAATAACATTGCACGATGGAAAAGGGGAAGTTAAATTGAATCAACAAGAGGGTTGGTTCAGGCATTGGGAGCCTATAAATGATGCTTATGTAGGTGAAGGCATTGTAATAGAACCAAACAAAGTTCAAAAAGCGTTCAACCATCAGTCGAAGACACCAGATCAAAGTCAGGTACTATTGGTTACAAAACCACAAGAAACACTTACTTATTATGCAGGTTTTGGATGGACGAAAAGTGGACAGGTTACTACGTTGGAAGATTGGGATAAACTGTTAGAAAGACAAGCTAAGATAGTAGGGAATCCGTTAAAAATATCAGTAGTAAAAGACAAATGA
- a CDS encoding glycoside hydrolase family 43 protein, whose protein sequence is MKRHSFLIWIMFVPSLFAQNYISKVWQSDNGDGTYTNPILYADYSDPDVIRVGEDFYMTVSSFNCTPGLPILHSKDLVNWEIVNYALEKQIPEDVFNMPQHSKGVWAPSIRYHNNEFYIYWGDPDFGVYMIKTNDVYGKWSKPLLVLEGKGIIDPCPLWDGENTYIVHAWAGSRAGINSMLTMRTMNAEGTKVLDDGKNVFDGHENHHTLEGPKLYKKGAYYYILAPAGGVETGWQLALRSKNIYGPYEEKIVLEQGSTAINGPHQGAWVTSADGTSWFVHFQDQAVYGRVLWLEPMSWKNNWPVMGKDLDGNGVGEPILTYKKPVQGMPITSPKESDEFNNGKPGLQWQWYANASVKWSAQIPGTDYLRLFTISKKEEPNLWNVPNLLLQKLPAPNFKTTTKVTLTTEWNTPGKTAGLIMMGQSYAYIGIAYHDEKYWVQQIICNKAIEGLKEKVIDEKELKSNTVFLSMKVSAPNANCVFSYSEDGKTFKEIGANFIAEKDLWISAKMGVFCVSEKNVRMGGYADFDWFKVRK, encoded by the coding sequence ATGAAAAGACATAGTTTTCTAATCTGGATTATGTTTGTGCCTTCTCTTTTTGCACAAAATTACATCTCTAAAGTTTGGCAATCAGATAATGGAGACGGCACCTATACAAATCCTATTTTATATGCAGACTATTCAGATCCGGATGTGATTAGAGTAGGAGAGGATTTCTATATGACGGTGAGCAGTTTTAACTGTACACCCGGTTTACCAATTCTTCATTCCAAGGATTTGGTGAATTGGGAAATAGTCAATTATGCTTTAGAGAAACAAATTCCAGAAGACGTATTTAACATGCCTCAACACAGCAAAGGCGTTTGGGCTCCAAGTATAAGATATCATAATAATGAGTTTTATATCTATTGGGGAGATCCCGATTTTGGAGTGTACATGATTAAAACCAATGATGTTTATGGAAAATGGTCTAAACCACTATTGGTTTTAGAAGGAAAAGGAATTATAGACCCTTGTCCTTTATGGGATGGGGAAAACACGTATATAGTACATGCTTGGGCAGGAAGTAGAGCAGGAATTAATAGTATGTTAACGATGCGTACTATGAATGCTGAGGGAACAAAGGTTTTAGATGATGGAAAAAATGTGTTTGACGGCCATGAAAACCACCATACACTGGAAGGTCCAAAATTGTATAAAAAAGGAGCATATTATTATATATTAGCTCCAGCAGGAGGCGTAGAAACTGGATGGCAATTGGCATTGCGTTCTAAAAATATTTATGGCCCTTACGAAGAAAAAATTGTTTTAGAACAAGGCTCTACAGCTATTAACGGCCCACACCAAGGCGCTTGGGTAACATCAGCAGATGGGACATCTTGGTTTGTGCATTTTCAAGATCAAGCCGTTTACGGAAGAGTCCTTTGGCTAGAACCAATGAGTTGGAAAAACAATTGGCCCGTGATGGGGAAAGATTTGGATGGAAATGGCGTTGGAGAACCCATACTTACCTATAAAAAGCCTGTACAAGGAATGCCGATAACATCACCTAAAGAAAGTGATGAGTTTAATAATGGAAAACCAGGTTTACAATGGCAATGGTATGCAAACGCATCTGTAAAATGGAGCGCGCAGATTCCGGGAACCGATTATTTAAGGCTATTCACCATCAGTAAAAAAGAAGAACCAAATTTATGGAATGTACCCAACTTATTGTTGCAAAAATTGCCCGCACCCAATTTTAAAACCACCACAAAAGTTACTTTGACTACAGAGTGGAATACACCAGGAAAAACAGCTGGATTGATCATGATGGGACAATCCTATGCATATATAGGAATAGCCTATCACGATGAAAAATATTGGGTACAACAAATCATTTGCAACAAGGCCATAGAAGGGCTTAAAGAAAAAGTCATTGACGAAAAAGAGTTAAAATCAAATACTGTTTTTTTAAGTATGAAAGTGTCTGCTCCCAACGCAAATTGTGTATTCAGTTACAGTGAAGATGGCAAAACCTTTAAAGAAATAGGAGCCAATTTTATCGCAGAAAAAGATTTATGGATTAGTGCCAAAATGGGTGTTTTTTGTGTGAGTGAAAAAAACGTTAGAATGGGCGGCTATGCCGATTTTGATTGGTTTAAAGTTAGAAAATAA
- a CDS encoding glycoside hydrolase family 88 protein, with the protein MNILYRKNSMGAKSQALGLIFMAFLLVGCMGSKSRNESSLSLNVDKQLDYCVNQSEKTIALNFKDQMLPRNVATNSSTWRLVEYKDWTSGFWPGELWYLYEFTGDDKFKTFADKFTRYLTPLSVTPALDHDLGFQVFNSFGNGYRLTKNPEYKDVILKTADTLATLYNPNVGTILSWPREVPNMEWPQHNTIMDNMINLELLFWASKNGGNKTLYNKAVSHAEVTMKNHFRPDYTSYHVVVYDKDTGKKIKGVTHQGYSDESMWARGQAWAIYGYTMVYRETKAPKFLDFAHKVTKVYLDRLPKDLIPYWDFDAPGIPNEPKDASAAVIVASALIELSTYTKDERLAKEYVDKAEQMLAELSRNYQSKNENTANLLHSTGHKPAGSEIDYSIIYADYYYVEALLRLKKMKAGKPLNSIALKY; encoded by the coding sequence ATGAATATATTATATAGAAAGAATAGTATGGGTGCTAAATCGCAAGCACTAGGTTTAATTTTTATGGCATTTCTGTTGGTTGGTTGTATGGGTTCTAAATCAAGAAATGAATCCAGCCTAAGTTTGAATGTAGATAAACAATTGGATTATTGTGTAAACCAAAGTGAAAAAACAATAGCTCTAAACTTTAAAGATCAAATGCTTCCCAGAAATGTAGCCACGAATAGTAGTACTTGGCGATTGGTGGAATATAAAGATTGGACGAGTGGGTTTTGGCCAGGGGAACTTTGGTATTTGTATGAATTTACAGGTGATGATAAATTTAAGACATTTGCAGATAAATTTACAAGATATTTAACCCCGCTTTCGGTGACGCCAGCTTTAGATCATGATCTCGGATTTCAAGTATTTAATAGTTTTGGTAATGGATATAGATTGACCAAAAACCCAGAATATAAAGACGTTATTCTTAAAACGGCAGATACCCTTGCTACGCTTTATAATCCGAATGTGGGGACCATTTTGTCGTGGCCAAGAGAGGTGCCTAATATGGAGTGGCCGCAGCACAATACGATTATGGATAACATGATTAATTTGGAATTATTGTTTTGGGCATCTAAAAACGGAGGTAATAAAACATTATACAATAAAGCTGTTAGTCATGCCGAAGTAACCATGAAAAATCATTTTAGACCTGATTATACGTCTTACCATGTTGTGGTATATGATAAAGATACAGGGAAAAAAATAAAAGGAGTTACCCATCAAGGATACAGTGATGAAAGTATGTGGGCACGAGGACAAGCTTGGGCCATTTATGGCTATACCATGGTGTATAGAGAAACCAAAGCCCCTAAATTTTTAGATTTTGCACATAAGGTAACCAAAGTATATTTGGATCGGTTACCAAAAGATTTAATTCCATATTGGGATTTTGATGCACCAGGAATACCAAACGAGCCTAAGGATGCATCAGCCGCTGTCATTGTAGCTTCGGCACTTATAGAACTTTCCACTTATACTAAGGATGAAAGATTGGCAAAAGAGTATGTTGATAAGGCTGAACAAATGCTTGCTGAACTTTCTAGGAATTATCAAAGTAAAAATGAAAATACCGCTAATTTATTACATTCAACAGGACATAAACCAGCTGGTTCAGAAATAGATTATTCCATAATATATGCAGATTACTATTATGTGGAAGCCTTGTTAAGATTGAAAAAAATGAAAGCAGGTAAGCCTCTGAATTCAATAGCATTAAAATACTGA
- a CDS encoding family 43 glycosylhydrolase has product MKNYFIKHMLNVTFVLCSFLLVAQDKKEAKTSEHTTNPMFLNPILGGDFPDPTIMRDGNDYYMTHSSMYYVPGLLVFHSTDLVNWEPISNALNTYIASVWAPDICKYKDKYYIYFTVDGKGNFVVYASTPYGPWSEPVDLKLDGIDPGHVVDDKGQRWVFMNWGYRAKLSDDGLSVVPGTLEKVYDGWEYPIEWETDGFNLEGSKLKKIGDYYYLLAAQGGTAGPPTCHMIVVARSKSIDGPWENSPTNPLVRTWQNSEKWWAKGHGSLIDTPDGKWWVVYHAYENGFLGMGRQTLIEPVEINEKGWLVAPSGPEIEEPMTMPIKSEKSINRLEHLNEFRIGFDWKFFKSYDSDRVLFKDNILTLKAQGLSPQESAPILFVPGVHNYEISAKIDIDSTAVGGLVLFYNEDYYVGTGIDTKKRIRWRKGGIKGTWGHKGGTQVWLKIRTIDHIVTGYYSYDGINWKKEIWGMDISGYHHNTLYDFISVLPGLFAYGEGEVRFSNFEFKILE; this is encoded by the coding sequence ATGAAAAATTATTTTATTAAACATATGCTTAATGTTACATTCGTGCTATGCTCTTTTTTACTTGTCGCACAAGACAAAAAGGAAGCAAAAACAAGTGAGCATACAACTAATCCTATGTTTCTTAACCCAATTCTTGGCGGTGATTTTCCAGACCCGACAATAATGCGAGATGGAAATGATTATTACATGACACATTCTTCAATGTATTATGTGCCGGGTTTGTTGGTTTTCCATTCCACCGACTTGGTCAATTGGGAACCAATAAGCAATGCTTTGAATACCTATATAGCTTCTGTTTGGGCTCCCGATATATGTAAATACAAAGACAAGTATTATATTTATTTTACAGTAGACGGTAAAGGGAATTTTGTTGTTTATGCAAGCACTCCTTATGGCCCATGGAGTGAACCGGTTGATTTAAAGCTGGATGGAATAGATCCCGGCCATGTAGTAGATGATAAAGGACAGCGATGGGTTTTCATGAATTGGGGATACCGGGCAAAACTTTCAGATGATGGGCTTTCTGTTGTTCCGGGGACTCTAGAAAAAGTTTATGATGGTTGGGAATACCCAATTGAATGGGAAACAGATGGCTTTAATTTGGAGGGATCAAAACTTAAAAAAATAGGTGATTATTATTATCTATTGGCTGCTCAAGGCGGTACTGCTGGACCACCAACCTGCCATATGATTGTTGTTGCTCGTTCAAAGTCAATAGATGGTCCTTGGGAAAATTCACCAACTAATCCATTAGTTCGTACATGGCAAAATTCAGAAAAGTGGTGGGCAAAAGGTCACGGTTCACTAATAGATACTCCCGATGGTAAGTGGTGGGTAGTTTATCACGCTTATGAAAACGGTTTTCTTGGCATGGGGCGCCAGACTTTGATCGAACCCGTAGAAATAAATGAAAAAGGGTGGTTGGTAGCCCCTTCCGGCCCTGAGATTGAAGAACCAATGACAATGCCGATTAAATCTGAAAAATCAATAAACAGACTGGAACATTTAAATGAATTTAGGATTGGTTTTGACTGGAAGTTCTTCAAGAGTTACGATTCGGATAGAGTATTGTTTAAGGATAATATACTCACTCTGAAAGCGCAAGGTCTGTCTCCACAAGAATCTGCTCCAATATTGTTTGTTCCAGGGGTACATAATTATGAAATAAGTGCTAAGATTGATATTGATTCTACCGCTGTTGGAGGCTTGGTTCTTTTCTATAACGAGGACTATTATGTAGGCACGGGCATCGATACAAAAAAAAGAATCCGATGGAGAAAAGGTGGTATTAAAGGGACATGGGGGCATAAAGGAGGAACTCAGGTTTGGTTGAAAATCCGAACCATAGATCATATTGTAACAGGATATTATAGTTATGATGGAATTAATTGGAAAAAAGAAATTTGGGGTATGGATATTTCAGGTTATCATCATAACACGTTGTATGACTTTATAAGTGTTTTACCTGGATTATTTGCATATGGAGAAGGAGAGGTGAGATTCAGTAATTTTGAGTTTAAAATATTAGAATAA
- a CDS encoding glycoside hydrolase family 97 protein, with amino-acid sequence MVTRLNKFILMLLTLFTFNQVQAEDWHKLLMSPDGNYKVIVTRDNAGEIKYKVDYRGKSLIKPSELSISLDNHLSEWAFAIKEKPGVPWMDGLVLKETKINSVDSSWTPVYGERSVIQEKYNELILTFEQKASANYKMDIQIRAYNEGIAIRYYFHTNPTGIYYRITEENTEFTFSEGTQAWFEPWAQGPFTKMPLSDWPTESERPLTLELENGLYACLAEAAMVDFVRTKFELAGNKPNTVKTVLYESVDKVPYFNTPWRVIMAAETPGELIENNDILLNLNVPSKINGDSWIKPGKIVRDKSLTDKGSKEWIDFAAEHNLQYLLIDCCWYGEHVGWETDAKEERINLRLKELIAYGKEKGIGTFLYVNQQALAKQDVELFPLYKKWGVAGVKYGFVQVGSHRWTKWLHESVLWAAENQLMVNIHDEFRLTGEQRTWPNIMTVEGIRGNEEMPDATHNTILPFTRGIAGMGDYTICYYIPRIKTTHAHQLALSVIMYSPLQTLFWYDKASDYQGEPEIEFFEKVPTIWDDTKVVEGEIGEYIVTARRSGNEWFIGGITNNDAREIELNFNFLDEGKKYIATFYQDDESINTRTQVSLKQKKLTSKSKIKLPLKASGGMAIWIRAQ; translated from the coding sequence ATGGTTACTAGATTAAACAAGTTCATTTTAATGTTATTGACCCTGTTTACTTTCAATCAGGTTCAGGCTGAAGATTGGCATAAACTGTTAATGTCTCCAGACGGAAACTATAAGGTGATAGTAACAAGAGATAATGCTGGAGAAATTAAGTATAAGGTAGATTATAGGGGTAAATCCCTAATAAAACCTTCCGAATTGTCCATTTCCCTCGATAATCACCTGTCCGAATGGGCATTCGCTATTAAGGAAAAGCCAGGAGTACCGTGGATGGATGGACTGGTGTTGAAAGAAACAAAAATAAACTCGGTAGATTCGAGCTGGACGCCTGTTTATGGTGAACGCTCGGTTATACAAGAGAAGTACAACGAGCTGATACTGACTTTTGAGCAAAAGGCCAGTGCTAATTACAAAATGGATATTCAGATCCGGGCATACAATGAAGGTATAGCCATTCGTTATTATTTCCATACTAACCCAACGGGCATTTATTACCGGATTACTGAAGAGAACACCGAATTTACTTTTTCTGAAGGTACACAAGCCTGGTTTGAACCCTGGGCACAAGGGCCATTTACCAAAATGCCTTTGTCTGATTGGCCGACCGAAAGTGAAAGACCTTTGACTTTAGAACTGGAAAACGGTCTGTATGCCTGCCTCGCAGAAGCAGCCATGGTAGATTTTGTCAGAACCAAATTTGAACTGGCTGGAAATAAACCCAATACCGTAAAAACAGTACTCTATGAATCTGTAGATAAAGTACCATACTTCAACACACCGTGGCGGGTCATCATGGCGGCAGAGACTCCGGGTGAATTGATTGAGAATAACGATATTTTACTAAACCTGAATGTGCCCTCGAAAATTAACGGAGATTCATGGATTAAACCTGGTAAAATTGTTCGAGATAAGTCCCTCACGGATAAAGGTTCTAAAGAATGGATAGACTTTGCTGCTGAACATAATCTTCAGTATTTATTAATCGACTGCTGTTGGTATGGCGAACATGTTGGCTGGGAAACAGATGCCAAAGAGGAACGGATTAATTTAAGGTTGAAAGAATTGATTGCGTATGGAAAAGAGAAAGGAATCGGCACATTCTTATATGTCAATCAGCAAGCCTTGGCTAAACAGGATGTTGAGCTATTTCCACTATACAAAAAATGGGGCGTAGCGGGTGTGAAATATGGATTTGTTCAGGTGGGTTCACATCGCTGGACGAAGTGGTTGCACGAATCGGTGCTGTGGGCAGCTGAGAATCAACTTATGGTCAATATTCATGATGAATTTCGCCTCACAGGAGAGCAGCGTACCTGGCCCAATATCATGACCGTAGAAGGTATTCGTGGCAATGAAGAAATGCCTGATGCAACACATAACACCATATTGCCATTTACTAGGGGTATTGCAGGCATGGGAGACTATACCATATGCTACTACATACCTCGCATCAAAACCACACATGCACACCAACTGGCCCTTTCTGTAATTATGTATAGTCCACTGCAAACCTTGTTTTGGTACGACAAAGCTTCCGATTACCAAGGCGAACCTGAAATTGAATTTTTTGAAAAGGTACCTACGATATGGGACGATACCAAAGTGGTAGAAGGGGAGATAGGAGAATATATCGTAACAGCAAGACGCTCTGGCAACGAATGGTTCATTGGAGGGATTACGAACAATGACGCTCGCGAAATCGAATTGAATTTTAACTTCCTTGACGAAGGTAAAAAGTATATTGCTACCTTTTATCAGGATGATGAATCCATTAACACCCGGACGCAAGTGTCGTTGAAACAGAAAAAACTGACCAGTAAGTCAAAGATAAAACTGCCTCTAAAAGCTTCAGGAGGCATGGCAATATGGATAAGAGCGCAGTAA
- a CDS encoding sugar porter family MFS transporter has product MNKKILIWSIIAALAGFLFGFDTVVISGAEKKLQLLWNTSDIFHGTVVIGMALWGTVAGAILGGIPTNRLGRRNTLIWIGVLYTISAIGSGLANDPITFAIFRFIGGLGVGASTIAAPAYISEIAPAKDRGKLVGLYQFNIVFGILVAFGSNYLLSGIGDNDWRWMVGIEAIPAAIYTLLTYILPKSPRWLLTKFRTEEAKIVLQTINPDVNPEDLISEIKEEMDSTVPNENIFLKKYRFPVVLAFLISFFNQLSGINALLYYAPRILTEAGLAESSALLSSIGVGVTNMIFTLLGIYLIDKLGRKQLMYIGSIGYIISLSLISCAFIFNWEGSYMPLFLFAFIAAHAIGQGAVIWVFISEIFPNHLRGFGQSFGCSVHWVLAAVVPSLVPVLFTMIGAGAVFAFFAFMMVFQLLFVVFMMPETKGKTLEELQEVMLNK; this is encoded by the coding sequence ATGAATAAGAAAATTTTAATATGGTCTATTATTGCAGCATTAGCTGGATTTCTTTTTGGATTTGATACCGTAGTAATTTCGGGAGCCGAAAAAAAGTTACAACTATTATGGAATACCAGTGATATTTTTCATGGTACCGTGGTTATTGGAATGGCCTTATGGGGAACTGTTGCGGGAGCTATTTTAGGAGGCATACCTACAAACAGGCTAGGAAGGAGAAATACGTTAATATGGATAGGTGTTTTATATACGATTTCAGCAATAGGATCAGGATTGGCTAACGATCCCATTACTTTTGCCATATTTAGGTTTATTGGAGGCTTAGGTGTTGGAGCATCCACCATAGCCGCACCAGCTTATATTTCAGAAATAGCGCCAGCTAAAGATAGAGGAAAGCTGGTAGGATTGTATCAATTTAATATCGTTTTCGGTATACTAGTAGCTTTTGGCTCTAACTATTTGTTAAGCGGAATCGGGGATAACGATTGGCGTTGGATGGTAGGAATAGAAGCAATACCAGCAGCTATTTATACACTATTAACATATATCTTACCCAAAAGCCCACGATGGTTATTGACCAAATTTAGAACTGAAGAAGCTAAAATAGTATTACAAACAATAAACCCAGATGTAAATCCTGAAGATCTAATTTCTGAAATTAAGGAAGAAATGGATAGTACGGTACCGAATGAAAATATTTTTCTTAAAAAATATAGATTCCCGGTTGTTTTAGCGTTCTTAATTTCTTTCTTCAATCAATTATCAGGCATCAATGCCTTACTCTATTATGCTCCTAGAATTTTAACCGAGGCAGGTCTTGCTGAGAGTTCTGCTTTATTAAGCAGTATTGGGGTGGGTGTAACCAATATGATTTTTACATTGTTGGGGATTTATTTGATTGATAAATTGGGTAGAAAGCAATTAATGTACATAGGTTCTATAGGTTATATAATTTCTTTGTCATTAATTTCTTGTGCTTTTATTTTTAATTGGGAAGGCAGTTATATGCCATTGTTTTTATTTGCTTTTATTGCTGCTCATGCCATTGGGCAGGGAGCTGTAATATGGGTGTTTATTTCAGAAATTTTCCCAAATCATTTAAGAGGGTTTGGACAGTCTTTTGGATGTTCGGTACACTGGGTTTTAGCAGCAGTGGTTCCGTCATTGGTTCCAGTCTTGTTCACCATGATAGGAGCAGGGGCTGTATTTGCCTTTTTTGCTTTTATGATGGTGTTTCAGTTGTTGTTTGTTGTTTTTATGATGCCAGAAACTAAAGGGAAAACGTTGGAAGAATTACAAGAAGTCATGTTAAATAAATAG
- a CDS encoding glycosyl hydrolase family 28 protein, producing MKLRIALIMLLLTVGKAISQELITYEIPRQYKYAIHNDDFTVLARVPGGDWKDLYEYRVEVDMDTKSKASMVYFDFEGKVEIMVKKNNGSLDQVKIRPLAKNIVPDVKENTMLFSLDKPMKLSLEVNGDRLHNLHIFANAIDRNKPDLNDPNVIYFGPGAHQPGDLPGDVFNIPSGKTVYVDGGAIVKAKFLVDKAHDVKILGRGIVLQPERGVEIRHSKNVTVDGLIFINPKHYTIYGGESTELTIRNIKSFSSEGWSDGIDLMSCSNVEIDDVFMRNSDDCIAIYGHRWDFYGDARNYDIKNSILWADIAHPTNIGIHGDAEHGGNIIENIKFSNIDILEHDEDDVVAEGCMAICVSDNNTARNISYTDIRIESIQEGRIFNFEVCFSEKYSAASGQKIENITIKNITYNGPYVNPSIIKGYNSERNVEGITIENLKINGKLVTNPKEGNIKIGDFATKVIFKK from the coding sequence ATGAAATTAAGAATAGCATTGATAATGCTTTTGTTAACAGTAGGCAAAGCAATATCCCAAGAGTTAATTACCTACGAAATCCCAAGACAATATAAATACGCCATACATAATGACGATTTTACGGTATTGGCAAGAGTTCCTGGAGGCGACTGGAAAGATTTATATGAATATAGGGTAGAGGTAGATATGGACACAAAATCTAAAGCATCCATGGTGTATTTTGATTTTGAAGGCAAAGTAGAGATTATGGTCAAAAAGAATAATGGTAGTCTTGATCAAGTAAAAATTAGACCATTGGCCAAAAATATTGTTCCCGATGTAAAAGAAAATACAATGCTATTTTCTTTGGATAAACCAATGAAGCTTTCTTTGGAAGTAAACGGTGATAGGTTGCATAATCTACACATTTTTGCAAATGCTATTGACAGAAATAAACCAGATTTAAATGACCCTAACGTTATTTATTTTGGACCAGGGGCACACCAACCAGGAGACCTTCCAGGAGATGTTTTTAATATACCTTCAGGAAAAACGGTATATGTTGACGGCGGTGCTATTGTTAAAGCAAAATTTTTGGTAGATAAAGCCCATGATGTTAAAATTTTAGGAAGAGGTATTGTGCTTCAGCCAGAGCGCGGTGTGGAAATTCGCCATTCAAAAAATGTAACGGTGGATGGATTGATTTTTATCAACCCTAAACATTATACTATATATGGTGGCGAATCAACAGAATTGACCATTAGAAATATTAAATCATTCAGTAGTGAAGGTTGGAGTGATGGAATTGACCTCATGTCCTGTTCAAATGTAGAAATAGATGATGTTTTTATGAGAAATTCAGACGATTGCATTGCTATTTATGGACACCGATGGGATTTTTATGGTGACGCTCGTAACTACGACATTAAAAACTCGATTCTTTGGGCAGATATAGCACATCCTACAAACATTGGTATACATGGTGATGCTGAGCATGGTGGAAATATTATTGAGAACATTAAATTTTCAAATATAGATATTCTGGAACACGATGAAGATGACGTAGTTGCCGAAGGTTGTATGGCTATATGCGTAAGCGATAATAATACGGCAAGAAATATTAGTTATACAGATATTAGGATAGAAAGCATTCAAGAAGGGCGTATTTTTAATTTTGAGGTTTGTTTCAGTGAAAAATACAGTGCTGCTTCAGGACAAAAAATAGAGAATATCACTATAAAGAACATTACATACAATGGTCCTTATGTAAATCCATCCATTATAAAAGGTTACAATTCAGAACGTAACGTGGAAGGGATTACTATTGAAAATTTAAAAATTAATGGAAAATTGGTTACAAATCCAAAAGAAGGCAATATCAAGATTGGAGATTTCGCAACCAAAGTGATATTTAAAAAATAA